CCGAGCAACTCCCCATCATGTGTGTTGTAGAATGGCAAGGTAAGAAGTGCAGCCTTTGGTTGGTGGCTAATGACATGAGGTGTCTCCTTGCAGACAGAAGCGACTTGCTGAGTGGAAGGCGACTCAGGTGAAGAACGTGTTTGGGGAAATGGTGGAAATCTCAGGGCAGGACTACATCAACGAGGTCAACAAGGCAGGAGACGACATCTGGGTGGTGCTGCACCTCTACAAACAGGGGTAGGTCATCCAACACAAGTGAGAACTAAGTTGTGTTTCCCTTTTAGAACCATCTTTGGCTCGGACCCTGCCGGCACTTTCTAAGCAGATGATGATTTCTCTTGTCCGTCTCCTTCCCCAGCCTCCCTCTGTGCACTCTCATCAACCAGCATCTGAATATATTGGCCAGGAAGTTCCCCCAGACCAAGTTCCTCAAGTCCATCTCCACCACCTGCATCCCCAACTACCCCGACCGCAACCTGCCCACCATCTTCGTCTATTTCGAGGGAGAGATGAAGGCCCAGTTCATTGGCCCGCTGGTCTTCGGGGGCATGAACCTCAAAGTTGAAGGTAGGAGGCGACTTGCTCACAACAAAGCGTCGGCGCGTgaaacacacacttctaaaGTAATGCAGGTTTAACCTTAACATGTTGTAGAATCGTTGGTTCCAGTGTGACTGTAATAAATGGACATTTACTGTTTCTTAGGTTTGTTGTCTCGACAGATTAACATGTTTGTCCCGTCTGTCACACCCAGAGCTGGAGTGGAGGTTATCGGAATCTGGGGCTGTGAAGACGGACCTGGAGGAAAACCCCAAGAAGCAAATCGAAGACAAGTTGATGTCATCGATCAGAAGTTCGCTTCCTACACGAAAGAACGATGACTCTGAGGACGACGACTAATAGAAACGTCCATCGCTGCAGATCAGAAACGCTGTGTTGGAAACACTCGGAGGACGTTTGAGCAGGGACGGAGAGGGGACAGCATCTCCTTTATCtgcatatacatttaatattttaaccaTGTGGGTGGCTGTTCTCAACTCAATTCTGCTCAAGGGAACTCGGCTGGACCTGTGACCTTGGTCCTCAAGCACCCAGCCTCCTGTACATTTCTGTGGGGGGGGGAACGGAACAACAATCACTCTTTTGTAATCTGAATAAACATCCGATCAATCAATCTTTACAAAAGCAGCAAAGACAAAttgtaacttttttttattacgtTTCT
This portion of the Cottoperca gobio chromosome 21, fCotGob3.1, whole genome shotgun sequence genome encodes:
- the pdcl3 gene encoding phosducin-like protein 3 codes for the protein MQDPNEDTEWNDILRKKGILPPKEVSKDDEEEELALQQLSIVKTYEGMTLENLEENEDEFGDEDEAAIEMYRQKRLAEWKATQVKNVFGEMVEISGQDYINEVNKAGDDIWVVLHLYKQGLPLCTLINQHLNILARKFPQTKFLKSISTTCIPNYPDRNLPTIFVYFEGEMKAQFIGPLVFGGMNLKVEELEWRLSESGAVKTDLEENPKKQIEDKLMSSIRSSLPTRKNDDSEDDD